The sequence below is a genomic window from Frondihabitans sp. PAMC 28766.
GGCGGTATTTGTTCGCCCACGTCGTCACCGTGCTCGGAGGGGGGAGATCAAATTCCTCCGCCAGAGCACGCCCCGATTCACCTTTGATGTGGCGCAGCACGACCCGCAACTTGGTGTCGAAGTCGTACTGCTTCCGCTCTCTCGTCACCAGCGCCCCTGATCCTCGTAGCTGCCATCGCTGGTATAACATTTGGACCGGAGCCCCGGCAAGGTCAAGAGTCCGGGCCACTGACTTCGCGGTGAACCCCTCTTCGAACATCTCCACAGCCGACACGGCGTCGGAATGGCTCAACGTGCTCTTCGAATACATCTGACAACTCCTGAAAGAAGGACCCTAAATTCGGTGTCCAACTTTCCGGGACCACTCCAGTCGGGGCGGTGACCGCAGCACGCATCCTGGGCCGCACCGGGATTGTTCACCGGTTCCCGACCGAGAATCACTTCGCCGCCTATGCCGGCGTCGCACCACGGGAGGTGTCCTCCGGTGACGTGCTCCGACACCGCCTCTCCCGC
It includes:
- a CDS encoding helix-turn-helix domain-containing protein, which gives rise to MYSKSTLSHSDAVSAVEMFEEGFTAKSVARTLDLAGAPVQMLYQRWQLRGSGALVTRERKQYDFDTKLRVVLRHIKGESGRALAEEFDLPPPSTVTTWANKYRRDGPDALRPKRRGRPPATRKDAVPETKVEALRRENERLRVEVAYLGKLRALRSPERR